From Oncorhynchus mykiss isolate Arlee chromosome 25, USDA_OmykA_1.1, whole genome shotgun sequence, a single genomic window includes:
- the id2a gene encoding DNA-binding protein inhibitor ID-2a, with protein sequence MKAISPVRSFRKNSANLSEHSLGISRSKTPVDDPLSLLYNMNDCYSKLKELVPSIPQNKNVSKMEILQHVIDYILDLQIALDSNVAITSLHHPRPGQATSRTPLTTLNTDISILSLQSPEFPSELITDDSRNLHR encoded by the exons ATGAAAGCAATAAGCCCAGTAAGATCTTTCCGGAAAAACAGCGCGAATCTGTCTGAACATAGTCTGGGAATCTCTCGGAGCAAGACTCCGGTGGATGATCCATTAAGCCTGCTTTACAACATGAACGACTGCTACTCCAAGCTGAAGGAGCTGGTGCCCAGCATCCCTCAAAACAAAAACGTGAGCAAGATGGAAATCCTGCAGCATGTCATCGACTATATTCTGGACCTGCAGATCGCACTTGACTCCAATGTCGCAATAACGAGCCTCCATCACCCGCGACCGGGGCAAGCGACATCCAGGACTCCCCTAACAACTCTCAATACAGATATCAGCATCTTGTCATTACAG TCTCCGGAGTTCCCATCAGAGCTGATAACAGATGACAGCAGGAATCTTCATCGTTAA